The following is a genomic window from Spirosoma foliorum.
TAGATGATGAGATCCGTTGTATGCCGAATGGGTTGATCTCCCTGCCAGTCAAACGGCTTAGCCACCTCTTTGACCGAGCGCAAACAACTTAAAGCCGCCTGTCCAGCATTTGAACCCTTGCCTAAGGCCGCCTGTCGGCTAAACGTAGGCGGAAAATAAATCCCCTTGGCATAGGGATCAAGCAAGATCTTATTGGGGTTAAAGGCGTGAAAATAAGGGTCTTGATCGGCGGCATTTGCTGCTAAAGCTCCCTCTACCTGGAAAGCATAGTACACAATGGTCGGTATATCCGTCTCTAGTAAACGACAGTGCCAAACCCGTTGTGATTTATTTCGTAAGGGGTCCAGTTGGATAACCCTATCAGGCACCTGTACTTGATTGGCTCCATATAACAAAAGCGTTACTTTGGCAGCGTGGTTTGAATAAAGAGCAAAGTTATAGGACTGTTGAAGGCTATCATAGGTAACGCCTAGCGGAACAGCAATTCCGTCTATATCAAACCAGTTATCTTCCATATTGCTCGCAGACGTATTCAGGTGAAACAGGGTGTTTCCGGCGAAGATAACGGATTGGAAATCAAATTGCTCCGGGAAATTTCCCGTATTTTCCCCTACTAAATACACGATCTTTAATGGTTCTACAACAAGGCTTGCCAAAGCACTTAACATCGTTTAGCTGCGGTCATCTGAACGTTTTGCAAATGGGTTAGAATAAAACCATTTGCTTAAACGAACGAAAAAAGCCGGGTAGCATTCTACCCGGCTTCGGTTAATTAGGCCTGTGATTTGTTACGCCGGACGACTAAAGTCGCGTCCTGGCCTTTATCCTTCAGGTAAGAGATGCCCAGCGTATTGATGGACAGGTTTAAGCCTCCTCCGTCAGTGTGTTCCCAAGCAGCGCCCACGGTGAGCCAGTCGGACTTGGCATTGCCCTCCTTGGTTTCGACCACATAGATCGTATGGGTTGGTAGTTTGGAAGTGGTTTCGGTGTGGGTAGTCATCATCAAATCTCCTTTTCTGTTTGGTTGATGATGGGAGCGGCCTTAGGTCAAGCGAGGGGGCCAGCTCCCCGAAGGGCAAAAATCGATGCGCAGCCAATCGGCGTAGCGTCTATTTTTGACCGAAGTCGTCAGAGCTTTTTTGACTGGTCAAAAAAGAGGGATCAGTGTTAGCACCAGCGCTTGACCTACGCTGCCATCACCAATCAACCAGGACAGGAAAGCAGGTTCTGATGAAACCCACCAAATGATCCATGGCCAATTAACCGCTTTATGCATGTGGTGCCTCCTCAAGGGTGTTGTAAGGTGTGGATATACTCAACGGCTTTCTGGGCCTGGGATGCGGCTGAGACAATAAAGCGTTTGTCATCTTTGAGCACCTGGAGCCAGGATTGAAGATAGGCCGAATGATGCGCTTCCGGCATCGGCTCAAAGCCCAGGTCAGCAGCCAGAAAGCAGGCTCCGAGTTCGGCGACTAATTCTTCTTTGGCGTAGCCTTCGTCACCGTAGTGTTTACGACCTAGATCACGGTTCAGGCGGGTGGGGTGTTTCGTCCAGTGGGTCAGCTCATGGGCCAGAACGGCGTAATAGCCTGTCACGCGGTCAAAGCTTTCAAACGGGGGCATCTGAATGCGATCTCTACTCTGTATATAACTTGCTTCGCGCCCGGTATAAATCTCCGCCTTGGTCTGGGCGAAGAACGTTTCCAACTGCTGTATGCGATGCTGCGGATTGGCAATTAGGGGTTCAGGCGTTTTGTAAAAACTCTCCCCTAATCCATCAATCTGCGCGGCATTGAAAACGGTATAGGGTTTGAGAAACGGGATTTGATTGATGACTGTTTCGCCTTTGGCGTTTTCCTCTTCCTTGACAATTTTGTCGGCATAAACGATCTGGGTGCCTTTCTCTCCCTTACGTACAGAAGCTTTCAATTCAATGGCCTGTTTAAAGGTCATCCAGTAGGGCGATGTATAGTCCTGCTCGACAGCCGTTCCCCAGAGCATCAGGATGTTGATGCCGCCATAGGGAACACCGTTCCAGCGGAGCGGGCGTGTGACCTGGCTGGCCAGATAATCGGCGTTCCAGGGTTTCCGCCAGGTGAGATTCCCGTTTTCCAGATCGGACAGAATTTTATCGGTTACACGAGCGTAGATATCCTTTTGCGTTGCGGTTGAATGGGTCAAAAGAGGTTCCTTTCTGGTATGGGTTGAAATAGATTTTTTGGTAATGGTCATTAGCTGTTCTCCACAAGTCAGGGTTACGGGGATGAAACAGCCCGGCAGTTGAGCCGAATGAACCAATATGAATTTTGGCTGGGCGGGGAATGCGCACAGCGCAGGCGAATCCACGCGGGGCGAAAATTCCTGTTGGTGGAATGAGCGATGTCGGGTACATCTCCGTCCTGAAACCTTATCTGTGGAGAACCGCTGTGACGAATTGGCAAAACTATCGTCCTATAGGGAATTCATCGGTTACCCATTATCATCAACCCGGCATCAGACCCTCATCTGCAAACGAGATGTAGTTCTGTGGCGTGATGATCAAATGATCGAGGACGGCAATATCAAGCAGTTTGCCACCCTCTTTAAGCTTACGGGTCAGCGCCTTATCACTATCGCTAGGCTGTAAATTACCACTCGGGTGGTTATGTGCCAGAATGATACTGGTCGCCTTGCCTTTTAAGGCCGTCGCAAAAATAACTTTAGGATCGGCTAGACACGCATTCATGCCGCCCGTCGAAATATCCGAAATGCCAAGACAGTTATTTTTCTGATCGAGCAGCAGAATTTTAAACTGTTCGATCAGTTCCATGCGATTTTCATCCCACGCATGGAGCAGGATTTCATACGCCGTTGCCGACTTTTTAATCTGAATGCGATCCTGATACGGAATTTTATTGCGGTAGATGATTTCCACTTCATTGACCCTGAAGAGGGATTGCAGCGTGTGTTGATCCATGTACGCCATCGCCTTCACAAAGTCAGATTGAGTTGGTGCATATGCCACGCATTGACATCCTTATGCTGGGCATAAATCCTGTTCATCGGCTTATGGACAAGATCCGCCTGAGTTTTGAAAAATTCATTCAAAGCAATCGTGGCTTTTTCGCCTGCCGGATCATTATCCATCCAGCTATAGGCGGTGCGATATCCGTAATTCTGGATGTAGGGAATGACCTGTTTCAAACAGGAAACTGAATGGAGAATAATCGTATCATCTTTGAAGCGTTTCCCATTCAACTTTGCAATGGCCGACAGGTAATCCATACCGCCTTCAAAAAGATGGACACCCTCCGGCTTGGGTTCGCGGCCACGAATAAAGGAAATGGCTTTGGGGCCTAGCGATCCTTTAAAGAACGGGTTACGCAGCTCATACCCGCCCTCTTCGTTCGGAAAACCAAGGGCATAAAAGCTTTTCCTTGTATTCTTGTTACGCACGTGGATTTCTAGGAAGTATTGTTGTGCAATAGCCAGAGGAATACCGCGCTTTTGCAGATAATGGATCAAACCCAGGTGTTGGATCGGCTTTTTCGATTTTAGAATTAGGGATTGGCTCTTCTTACCATCTCGTTCTACTTGAAGGGGCGTAAATTCATAGGGCCCCACTCCCATATTTTTGAGCCAGCGCAAAGCGTCGGATACGGTATAATCTTCACGGTTGGCTTTGAGATAGGCGCAGGCAAAATCAACCGCGTTACCACCAACCCCTTCACCATGATCATACCAGCAATTGGTGATCGGGTTGACGTCAAAACTAGGTGTTTTCTCTTTTCGAAGTGGTGACAGATACCGCATTTTCGCTTCGTTAATGCGCTTGGCTTCAATGTGTAGGCGGCTCAGAATTTCGACAATAGGTGTCGCTTTCGCATGATCTATGTTCATGACGATCTCCAAAACTAGAATGTGGGAATAGAAACAGGCGTATAGAACTGGAACGGGTTAACGCGGACTCTTACCGGCAGAGTCGCTGTTCGATAAACTTATCTAAATCAGAACGGCGATACCGCACGGCACGACCTATCTTGATTGGCTTGAGGTCATCATAACGCTTTGTGCAATCCCAGACGGCCAGTGTACCAGGGGAGACACGAAGGTATTTAGCCGCGCTCTTTCTATCCAGTAGCGGTTCTGGAGGATTTCTATTGGGCATGGTGCATCTTTCGTAAAAGGGGCGATTTTATCATCAGCAAGAGACAACGTGACGTCTATACAGTGATGCAGCTAAATAATTTTAAGACAGCCTGTCAATTCAATTCGTGGTTGATTAATGACTAATAACAACTGTTTATCAACCAAGGATCGTTGACGAAAATTATGTCTCTTTCACGCTGTGTGTTTTACTTTTTTATAAAAAATGAAGTGGTCAATTCGGTAGTATCGAGTCTATTTGCATGTTATTATATTTATATCTGATTTAATGAAATGACTTTCCCAAGTCCTTTCTTCAAGCTGGTTATATATTATTTAAATGAGGCATCGGGTTCGAAGACTTTGTTGCCGCATATCATGCCCAATCAGTGTAGCAAAAACATACCCCCCTATGTAAGGATTCTATATGGACGATTTATCAACATCCTCTACCAAACTTTTAGGATTTCTCCGACTGGAACAGGTTTTGCAGTTAATACCGGTTAGCAAAGCAACGTGGTGGAATGGTTGCAAGTCAGGCCAGTTTCCTAAACCTTATAAACTGGCACCACGAATTACTGCCTGGAAGATGAGCGATATTCAAGATTGCATGAATAATTTTCAATGTAGCTGACATTAAATTGGCAGACTGGCCTTCAGGCTTGCCCCACAAGCAGAAGCCTGAAGGCCGGTCTTTGCTCGATCTAACTTAGATCATGCAATCAGCTTACAACTATGGGTGCAATTAAAAAAAGGTACATAAATCATCACGACATCGCTGTATAAATCTAATCCTGTTAGTATACAGCGATTTTTAGTTATGTATGGTATAGCTAAACAAAAAGGCGGACACGGTCCGCCGTTGCGGGCCGCTGCCGGAAAATCTATTATTTCGTAGCTAAAATCCCCGAAAAAGTAAATTTATTGATTTACTAAAAGTCTCACAAACTCAGTTAAAATGTAAGATTTTGAATTTGATATGTGACCGGGTCGCCGGTGCGGATGACTTTATAAGACTTTATCTTATAAAGTAAGAGTTTGCCTGGGCTAGAACTGTTTCCATCTCAAGAATAGGACGTTTAAAAGACGTACAATATAAAGTATTCAGCCTAAAATTAGTTGGCGCTGGTTAGTTCGTAATAGTATAAAAGCCAAATTGATTACGCCATTTACTTAATTTAATGATCGATAACGTTACAGGCGTCATACTCGTAGAATGGCGAAACTCCTAATAAACATTGGTAAATCCACTAAAGATGGCTAGTAATTACTTACTAAGAAAAAACGGGAAAACTCCCCTTTTATTCAGCCAACCAATTTATAATTTTGATCATGAATTATAAAAATCTAGAATACGCCTGCAAACGAATGAACACATAACTATAATTCTATTCGCAATTAAACAATCAATAAACTATGGAATTAATGGTTAAAGGTAAGGCAGGTTCTCCTGCCAATATCGCCGTTGCTGTAGACCCTGCGTTTTCAACCACCGTTGTTCTTGGACAAGGAGATAATGCAAAGATTTTTCCTCCAAGCAGAGAGTTTCAGGCCATTGGAACCTTCCCAATGTCAATACAAATATTTTTCCTATTTCATAAACGCCCTTGGGGCTTAGCGATACAACAGGAAGGTGGATCAGCTTTTTCTACGACAAGTGCAGCGCAGCAATTAAATGATGCTATACTTATATCTCCTGATATCGCATCAATTACATTAAATTTTGAAAGTGATGAATAAATTAAAATCTGGCTGTTTAGCTTCCTTCATATCAATTATCTTATTTTGTTACTCAACGATTGCTTACACTCAGTCCACTCCAACTAGTTCAACCTCTGCCCCAGGTTCTTCCTCAGCTCCAATTTCAGATACATCATTAATGATATCTACTGGGGTCACATCTGCCACTTCAGTATCCGATCCGGATAAACTTAAAGTGACCCCAGGTTCAGAGCTTCAAGGAGGCCTAGGAAATTTTGGGGACCCAGCCACCCATCATGGGTTTGCTTTAACAATGAACGGCAGTTTAGGATTAACTAGCAAACCAAATACATTTGGTTATGATGCCTTTTCGGTTAATACGAATGTTGTGGTTGGTTCCAATGAAGTTGGGAAACGAATATTTCTTCAATTCGGAGCAGCAAACTGGTTTACACCTGCTTTATCCTCTGTCTATAAATCAGACGTTTTATCTACTGAGGACAAGGCGGCTGAAGGTAAAACGGTCAATAGTATAATGGGGGGGCTAGCCATTCAATTGGCAAATAACCGGGAATTTGATAGATTATCCCCTCAAGAAAAAAAGCTGCTAACTGATTTAGATCTTAGCCTTGTAGCTTCAGGAACAAAAAATCAGTTAAAAAGTGACTCAGTTAGAAAGTATATCGAAGACTATATGTGGAAAGAAGTCGTTCGAAAGTCATTAAGAAAGTTTAGTGCAATTATAGGCGGAGTTTATCGATTAGGAAGCTTGGGGGCTGAAACGGATATTTCAGCGGCTGATCTCTATCTTACAGCTGCTAGAGGAAAGGGAATATTTGATTTTGTTGGCTCAATCCACTATTTAAAACCATTTAAGGATGAATTGGTCGCCAAAAATGCAATTACAGGAAATCTGGGTTTCTTTTTTGACCTCGATGATGCTCCGCCAGTAAATACGATGGGATTGTCATTTGGACTAGGGAAGTATAATTATGTAGAGAAAAATCTGGACGTTCAGAAAGATGGAAAAACCACTAGAATTTCGGATACACCTCATACTATTAGGTTCGATGTTACATTGTCATTCTCAGGTCTATTCAAGGATTTAGGGCCACTTGGTTCCAGTATTGCATTTAGATATACCAAGCTAAATAATTCTAGTACAGATAATGAATCACAATTTGTGGTCTTATTAACGACAAAGTTTATTAACAGTAGAAAATAAAATATTCAAAACCAATAGTATTAGATGGAAATAAATAGTAATAACAAGAAATCAATCTTGAGGGTTGCCAAGATTTTACTCATTTCTGCAAGCATCATTTTGCTCTATTCAATTTCTTTTTCAAATGGCGATAGTTTGGTTCATTTCATTATTTATTTGTTTTACTTTATTGGGGCAAGTATTTACGTCTTTCTGCACCTTGAGAATATTATATTTGATCCTCAGGATTATAAACCGAATACCAAGAAAAATGATATTGTATTTAAACTTCGATTAAGAGCATTATTATTTAACAATTTATCAGTGATCATATTCTGTTTCATATTTGTACTAATTGTCATCAGTTTCTATTATCTGTTATCTCCACTTAAAGATAAGAATACAAGTGCTACCGTGGCGGGAATAACCTTAACAGCTGTAACAACTTCGTTGATTTTTTTAGTCCAAATTGCGTTTCGGGTATTTAAATACATTTTACGTGTTGCAGCATTTTATAATGCCAGAGCTGATGCTATTGAATTTAGCTTGCTGGATGCATCTGTAACATTAAAAGACTTGATGGAATTATTTACGCCATCAACTTACGATATTTCTGATGTTACAAATGATCAACAAGCACAAGGAACTATCTCTGGAAATGTTCTAAATGCTAAACCACAATTTCAGGCTACTGCCTCCAGTACCACCGGTTTGTTACTGAAACGCGGAGAAGAGCTACCATCAAGCGTGGCAGATCTATTAAAAAAATAGAAGGCAAAGTCTATCTCTTCTGAAAATTGAACTTTACGACTAAGTTAAAAGAAGTTTCGGTATCGCTTAGAGACCTATGGCTATATACCTTTTGAAATAAAGCCTATTTCATTTTATCGAAGTATGTACTGGTTAAAACAATTGTAAATTATTACAAATTACGGAGGATATATAGAGACGGCTATAGGTCGTTCAGCTTAATCTACAATTCAATACAATTCCGATCAGATGTTAAGTCCTTTGCCTGAGGTTCTGGGAGAAGTAAGTGGCAAGTGTGGGTAACACAATTCACGATTTCCCCCTCCACCTTAAGAATAGTTACTCTCATCTGGTAACAATAATAGATCGTCGTGTAGGTTGATTCAGTTAATACAGCAGCACCATTTGCATAGAGGTTCTTGTATGTTTGCCATTCCAACAC
Proteins encoded in this region:
- a CDS encoding helix-turn-helix transcriptional regulator, with the protein product MDDLSTSSTKLLGFLRLEQVLQLIPVSKATWWNGCKSGQFPKPYKLAPRITAWKMSDIQDCMNNFQCS
- a CDS encoding JAB domain-containing protein produces the protein MDQHTLQSLFRVNEVEIIYRNKIPYQDRIQIKKSATAYEILLHAWDENRMELIEQFKILLLDQKNNCLGISDISTGGMNACLADPKVIFATALKGKATSIILAHNHPSGNLQPSDSDKALTRKLKEGGKLLDIAVLDHLIITPQNYISFADEGLMPG
- a CDS encoding ArdC family protein; translation: MTITKKSISTHTRKEPLLTHSTATQKDIYARVTDKILSDLENGNLTWRKPWNADYLASQVTRPLRWNGVPYGGINILMLWGTAVEQDYTSPYWMTFKQAIELKASVRKGEKGTQIVYADKIVKEEENAKGETVINQIPFLKPYTVFNAAQIDGLGESFYKTPEPLIANPQHRIQQLETFFAQTKAEIYTGREASYIQSRDRIQMPPFESFDRVTGYYAVLAHELTHWTKHPTRLNRDLGRKHYGDEGYAKEELVAELGACFLAADLGFEPMPEAHHSAYLQSWLQVLKDDKRFIVSAASQAQKAVEYIHTLQHP
- a CDS encoding toprim domain-containing protein, producing MNIDHAKATPIVEILSRLHIEAKRINEAKMRYLSPLRKEKTPSFDVNPITNCWYDHGEGVGGNAVDFACAYLKANREDYTVSDALRWLKNMGVGPYEFTPLQVERDGKKSQSLILKSKKPIQHLGLIHYLQKRGIPLAIAQQYFLEIHVRNKNTRKSFYALGFPNEEGGYELRNPFFKGSLGPKAISFIRGREPKPEGVHLFEGGMDYLSAIAKLNGKRFKDDTIILHSVSCLKQVIPYIQNYGYRTAYSWMDNDPAGEKATIALNEFFKTQADLVHKPMNRIYAQHKDVNAWHMHQLNLTL
- a CDS encoding helix-turn-helix domain-containing protein, encoding MPNRNPPEPLLDRKSAAKYLRVSPGTLAVWDCTKRYDDLKPIKIGRAVRYRRSDLDKFIEQRLCR